Proteins co-encoded in one Streptomyces sp. JH34 genomic window:
- a CDS encoding transposase: protein MEGTVNEFAHGHGIRRCRYRGQGKAHIQHVLTAIAVNIERLSGLPPAEETPTSRRPTAFQRFLDQREIPRPKSWRTLGT from the coding sequence GTGGAGGGCACAGTCAACGAGTTCGCCCACGGACACGGAATACGGCGCTGCCGCTACCGAGGACAGGGAAAGGCCCACATCCAGCACGTTCTGACAGCCATTGCCGTCAACATCGAGCGCCTCAGCGGACTGCCACCGGCCGAAGAAACACCGACGTCCCGCCGACCGACTGCCTTCCAGCGCTTCCTCGACCAGCGCGAGATACCCCGGCCGAAGTCCTGGCGAACCTTGGGAACCTGA